Proteins encoded in a region of the Solanum dulcamara chromosome 9, daSolDulc1.2, whole genome shotgun sequence genome:
- the LOC129904354 gene encoding stress protein DDR48-like codes for MAEEKKHHFGGLFHHHKDKEEDIPVEKTTYGESEKTSYGGENTYGEKTSNYGGDNTYGEKPSTYGDNTYGEKTSYGEGDDNKYGEKTSYGDDTCGQKPTSYGEDNAYGEKTSYGDSGYGEKTSYGDSGYGEKTSYGDSGYGDKTSTYDDKKYGEKTSYGNEEGGYGGGTAAAYSSETTNYEDNDTETKNFEDYKEEKKHQKFQHEEEKDPEHAHKHKIEEDIAADAAVGAGGYAFHEHREKKEAKEEEEEAEGKKKHHFF; via the coding sequence ATGGCTGAAGAGAAGAAACACCACTTTGGTGGTCTCTTCCACCACCACAAGGACAAGGAAGAAGACATTCCCGTCGAGAAAACTACCTATGGAGAGAGTGAAAAAACTAGTTATGGAGGTGAAAATACATATGGTGAGAAAACTAGTAATTATGGTGGTGATAATACATATGGAGAAAAACCTAGCACCTACGGAGATAATACGTATGGTGAGAAAACTAGCTATGGTGAGGGAGATGACAACAAATATGGCGAGAAAACTAGTTATGGTGATGATACATGCGGCCAAAAACCTACCTCCTATGGCGAAGATAATGCGTATGGTGAGAAAACAAGTTATGGAGATAGTGGATATGGTGAGAAAACAAGCTATGGAGATAGTGGATATGGTGAGAAAACAAGCTATGGAGACAGTGGATATGGAGACAAAACTAGCACCTATGATGACAAAAAATATGGTGAGAAAACTAGTTATGGTAATGAGGAAGGTGGGTATGGTGGAGGAACTGCTGCTGCCTACTCATCTGAGACTACTAATTATGAAGACAATGATACTGAAACCAAAAATTTTGAGGATTataaggaagagaagaaacacCAAAAATTTCAGCATGAGGAGGAGAAAGACCCAGAGCATGCACACAAGCACAAGATAGAGGAAGATATTGCAGCAGATGCTGCTGTTGGTGCTGGTGGATATGCATTCCATGAGCATCGTGAGAAAAAAGAAgcaaaggaagaagaagaggaagctGAGGGAAAGAAGAAACATCATttcttctaa
- the LOC129904398 gene encoding abscisic stress-ripening protein 1-like, which translates to MEEEKHHHLFHHKDKAEEGPVDYEKEVKHHNHLEKIGELGAVSAGAYALHEKHEAKKDPEYAHKHKIQEEIAAAATVGGGGFAFHEHHDKKDAKKEEKKADGGHHHRLF; encoded by the exons ATGGAGGAGGAGAAACACCATCACTTGTTCCACCACAAGGACAAGGCGGAGGAGGGCCCTGTCGATTATGAAAAAGAAGTGAAGCACCACAACCATCTCGAAAAGATCGGTGAACTTGGTGCTGTCTCTGCCGGCGCTTACGCCTTG CATGAGAAACATGAGGCAAAGAAAGATCCAGAATATGCACACAAACACAAGATACAGGAGGAGATTGCAGCAGCTGCTACAGTAGGTGGAGGTGGATTTGCATTCCATGAGCACCATGACAAGAAGGATgccaagaaagaagaaaaaaaagctgATGGGGGACACCACCACCGCCTCTTCTAA